Part of the Kordiimonas pumila genome is shown below.
CGCCAATCGTAGCTGGTCGTAGCCTGTCAGCAAGGGGGCGCGCCGTATTGCCTTTTTCCAGAGCCTCAGGTGATCCAAAAAGATCGCTCAACAGTTTGCCCCTCTGCTTGACTTATCGCACGTCTGCGCAGCGGAAAGACCCGTTCGGCACAATCTGGCACTGCCGCACCCTGCCCCTGCGCTGGAACTGATAGACATACTCCGCCGCATCTTCTTCAAGAGCACCAGCTACATCTGCAACACTTCTAATGCTCATACCATTCAGCGACAGTAAAATATCCCCCGGCAATAAGAACTGCCAACGGGCAGCTGGCGTTCTATCTTCCAGTTCCAGTACCACAACCCCCTTGAGGAAAGGGTCTATCTGGAGTTCATCATTAAATCGAGGTGAAAGATTAGCAATAGAAACACCTTGGAACGGGTGCCTACCATCCAGTTTTGTCAAATCGCGAGCAGGGTCTTCCGGTGGCAAAGCAAGGACAACCTGATCTTCTTTCAGCATCCCGCCAGAAAGCACAACAACAGAGACACTTTCACCATTTTCAAGCGTTGCAATACGGAAGTTAAGACCACCTTCATCCACAACCTCTTTACCTGCAACAGCCATAATAACATCCCCTGACATCAAGCCTGCACTCTCTGCGGGGCTACCAGGATAAACGGCATCGATCAATACACCGCCAGCGCGATCAAGGCCAAGGCCCTGTGCCAGTTCATTAGTCACAGACTGACCTTTAATTCCAAGCCAAGGCCGTGTTAGTTGGCCTTCGTTCAGCGCAGCCCGCAACACAGATTTCACCATGTTCGCCGGAATAGCAAAGCCAATACCATTAGAGGCCCCTGTTCGGCTGTAAATGGCCGTGTTAATACCCAGCAAATCGCCGTGCATACCCACAAGGGCACCACCAGAGTTACCGGGGTTTACTGCTGCATCGGTTTGAATAAAAAAGCCAAAATCGGAGATACCCTGCTGGGTGCGTGCGGTTGCAGAAACAATGCCACTGGTTACCGTTTGACCCACGCCAAACGGGTTACCAATAGCAAGAACAATATCACCCACCTGAACATCTTCTGA
Proteins encoded:
- a CDS encoding Do family serine endopeptidase, with amino-acid sequence MKLLQKLTLVLATIGMGIWHGYAGAQAETESVRVLPASEGQVMLSYAPVVKGVAPAVVNIYTKKIVRSRRSAMFDDPLFQRFFGDNFSFGSPKERVQGSLGSGVVVRENGVIVTNNHVVEGADEIRVVLADRREFDAEVVLTDPRTDIAILKIDVGDAPLPTIKIADSEDVQVGDIVLAIGNPFGVGQTVTSGIVSATARTQQGISDFGFFIQTDAAVNPGNSGGALVGMHGDLLGINTAIYSRTGASNGIGFAIPANMVKSVLRAALNEGQLTRPWLGIKGQSVTNELAQGLGLDRAGGVLIDAVYPGSPAESAGLMSGDVIMAVAGKEVVDEGGLNFRIATLENGESVSVVVLSGGMLKEDQVVLALPPEDPARDLTKLDGRHPFQGVSIANLSPRFNDELQIDPFLKGVVVLELEDRTPAARWQFLLPGDILLSLNGMSIRSVADVAGALEEDAAEYVYQFQRRGRVRQCQIVPNGSFRCADVR